In Geminicoccus roseus DSM 18922, a single window of DNA contains:
- a CDS encoding MFS transporter, giving the protein MLSCAIVILTASIFGLTYGLTAPLIAVDLAADGHGELVIGLNAAMHALGVLLVAPAMPLLTRRLGARRLVLLALLASGVLLALFPWMPTVWLWFPLRLGLGIAAEILFVLTETWANALSPERMRGRIMAAYTASLSLGFAGGPAILAGIGTGQEAYLVGALIALAALVPVLLPIAHAPPPIEDKPRHPLRFVRIAPLAIGATFLNAAVETAGLSFIALYAGAMGWPEQDGLRLVTTLMVGAIVLQLPIGFLLDRCDRRRMATVLAVLATLGAFLWPWTLATPVLAYGFVFVWGGLFVGIYTVMLIVVGSRFSGSDLVGIYAVMSLAWGGGALVGPALAGLAMSASPALGLPFAIGLGCGLFALAAWRSRGT; this is encoded by the coding sequence ATGCTGTCCTGCGCGATCGTGATCCTCACCGCCTCGATCTTCGGGCTGACCTACGGCCTGACCGCGCCGCTGATCGCCGTGGACCTGGCGGCGGATGGCCATGGCGAGCTGGTGATCGGCCTGAACGCCGCCATGCACGCGCTGGGGGTCCTGCTGGTGGCCCCGGCCATGCCGCTGCTCACCCGCCGGCTCGGCGCCCGCCGGCTCGTCCTGCTGGCCCTCCTTGCCAGCGGCGTGCTGCTTGCCCTGTTCCCATGGATGCCCACGGTCTGGCTCTGGTTCCCGCTCCGCCTGGGCCTGGGGATCGCCGCCGAGATCCTGTTCGTGCTGACCGAGACCTGGGCCAATGCGCTGAGCCCCGAACGGATGCGCGGTCGGATCATGGCCGCGTACACGGCGTCCCTTTCTTTGGGCTTTGCCGGCGGCCCGGCCATCCTCGCCGGCATCGGCACCGGCCAGGAGGCCTATCTGGTCGGTGCGCTCATCGCGCTTGCCGCCCTGGTCCCGGTCTTGCTCCCGATCGCCCACGCCCCGCCGCCGATCGAGGACAAGCCACGCCACCCGCTGCGATTCGTGCGCATCGCCCCGCTCGCCATCGGCGCCACCTTCCTCAATGCCGCCGTGGAAACCGCCGGCCTGTCCTTCATCGCGCTCTATGCCGGCGCCATGGGCTGGCCGGAACAGGATGGGCTTCGCCTGGTCACCACGCTGATGGTCGGCGCCATCGTGCTGCAGCTTCCGATCGGCTTCCTGCTCGACCGCTGCGACCGCCGGCGCATGGCGACGGTCCTGGCCGTGCTGGCGACGCTCGGCGCGTTCCTGTGGCCCTGGACGCTGGCCACGCCCGTGCTGGCCTATGGCTTCGTCTTCGTCTGGGGCGGGCTGTTCGTGGGGATCTACACGGTGATGCTGATCGTGGTCGGCAGCCGCTTCTCCGGCAGCGACCTGGTCGGCATCTATGCGGTGATGAGCCTGGCCTGGGGCGGCGGGGCGCTGGTCGGGCCGGCGCTGGCAGGATTGGCCATGAGCGCCAGCCCGGCCTTGGGCCTGCCGTTCGCGATCGGGCTGGGCTGCGGGCTGTTCGCCCTGGCGGCCTGGCGGAGCCGGGGGACCTGA
- a CDS encoding potassium channel family protein — protein MSVRPGQRSLAGGMSVAILMILLVSAAVGAHRPLFVLMMILSVSATVLTVARLLPHAATVSATLATCIAIYTAAFTCASIGVFRGASWAAEAVGFVLPLLGLVAGVAWKRQVIRARLLRRQRRLRQRILLRGIGWLAACFSIGAVAAATGPVEEDASSATVSLLWAMAAIAATTVWFAPDIACLLDETGRLFRLFLVRMRTRIVPIFSFLIVFLMIGAVFATLYALVDHHAARPAFSVAGAETRLTLPDAVYFSFVTLSTIGYGDITPVNALARFLVLAEIVFGVVLLLFAFSEIASYDPEAEPEDDAPLEGQHARAGEELERQRQG, from the coding sequence GTGAGCGTCCGTCCCGGGCAGCGCTCCCTGGCGGGCGGGATGTCGGTGGCGATCCTGATGATCCTGCTGGTGTCGGCCGCGGTCGGAGCTCACCGGCCGCTGTTCGTGCTGATGATGATCCTGAGCGTCAGCGCCACCGTGCTCACGGTGGCGCGCCTGCTTCCCCATGCGGCGACCGTCAGCGCGACGCTCGCCACCTGCATCGCGATCTATACCGCGGCGTTCACCTGCGCCTCGATCGGGGTGTTCCGCGGCGCCAGCTGGGCCGCCGAAGCGGTGGGCTTCGTGCTGCCGCTGCTGGGCCTGGTCGCCGGGGTTGCCTGGAAGCGCCAGGTCATCCGGGCGCGGCTGCTTCGGCGGCAGCGCCGGCTCCGGCAGCGGATCCTGCTGCGCGGGATCGGCTGGCTGGCTGCCTGCTTCTCGATCGGAGCGGTCGCCGCGGCCACGGGGCCGGTGGAAGAGGACGCCAGTTCCGCGACCGTCTCGCTCCTGTGGGCGATGGCGGCGATCGCGGCGACCACGGTCTGGTTCGCTCCGGACATCGCCTGCCTGCTTGACGAGACCGGACGGCTGTTCCGGCTGTTCCTGGTCCGGATGCGCACCAGGATCGTGCCGATCTTCTCGTTCCTGATCGTGTTCCTCATGATCGGGGCCGTGTTCGCCACGCTCTATGCGCTGGTCGATCATCATGCCGCGAGGCCGGCCTTCTCGGTGGCCGGGGCCGAGACCCGCCTGACCCTGCCCGACGCGGTCTATTTCTCGTTCGTGACCCTAAGCACGATTGGCTATGGCGACATCACGCCGGTCAACGCGCTTGCCCGCTTCCTGGTGCTCGCCGAGATCGTGTTCGGCGTGGTGCTGCTGCTGTTCGCGTTCTCCGAGATCGCGTCCTACGATCCGGAAGCGGAGCCGGAAGACGACGCTCCGCTCGAGGGCCAGCATGCGCGGGCTGGCGAGGAGCTGGAGCGGCAGCGTCAGGGATGA
- a CDS encoding TRAP transporter substrate-binding protein: MIGRRNLVSGVAGTAAGLGLALPPKPASAQEMPELHWRLVSSFPKGLDTLFGTASRFAEAVSELSEGRFRIDVFAAGEIVPGLQVLDAAQNGTVEIGHGPSYFYSGKDPTFTLFTNLPFGLNTRMQNAWLYQGGGMELLQSFMEKYGVHAMPGGNSGCQMGGWFRKEINSLADLKGLKFRIPGMAGQIWERLGAVPQQIAPGDIYPALERGTIDAAEFVGPYDDEKLSLYKVAKYYYYPGWWEGGPLICTMVNLDKWRELPEQYRAILTYASAYANGWMSSKYDAENPAALKRLIAAGTVLRPFPQDVMQAAWEEANKLYAEISESNPEFKKVYDHLVAFRDDQYLWWQVTEFGYDAFMVRNRRG; encoded by the coding sequence ATGATCGGGCGGCGCAACCTCGTTTCCGGCGTGGCCGGGACAGCGGCAGGACTAGGTCTGGCGCTGCCGCCGAAGCCGGCTTCGGCGCAGGAGATGCCGGAGCTGCACTGGCGGCTGGTGTCCAGCTTTCCCAAGGGCCTGGACACGCTGTTCGGCACCGCGAGCCGGTTCGCCGAGGCGGTTTCGGAGCTCAGCGAGGGCCGCTTCCGCATCGACGTGTTCGCAGCCGGCGAGATCGTGCCGGGCCTGCAGGTGCTGGATGCCGCGCAGAACGGCACGGTCGAGATCGGCCACGGGCCCAGCTACTTCTATTCCGGCAAGGACCCGACCTTCACCCTGTTCACCAACCTGCCCTTCGGCCTGAACACCCGGATGCAGAACGCCTGGCTCTACCAGGGCGGCGGTATGGAACTGCTCCAGAGCTTCATGGAGAAGTACGGCGTCCACGCGATGCCTGGCGGCAATTCCGGCTGCCAGATGGGCGGCTGGTTCCGCAAGGAGATCAACTCGCTGGCCGACCTGAAGGGCCTGAAGTTCCGGATCCCGGGCATGGCCGGCCAGATCTGGGAGCGGCTGGGCGCCGTGCCGCAGCAGATCGCACCGGGCGACATCTACCCGGCGCTGGAGCGCGGCACCATCGACGCCGCCGAGTTCGTGGGCCCCTACGACGACGAGAAGCTCAGCCTCTACAAGGTCGCCAAGTACTACTACTACCCTGGCTGGTGGGAAGGCGGCCCGCTGATCTGCACCATGGTCAACCTGGACAAGTGGCGGGAACTGCCCGAGCAGTACCGGGCGATCCTGACCTATGCCTCGGCGTACGCCAATGGCTGGATGAGCTCGAAATACGATGCCGAGAACCCGGCGGCGCTGAAGCGGCTGATCGCCGCCGGCACCGTGCTGCGCCCCTTCCCCCAGGACGTCATGCAGGCCGCCTGGGAAGAGGCGAACAAGCTCTATGCCGAGATCTCCGAGAGCAACCCGGAGTTCAAGAAGGTCTACGACCACCTGGTCGCGTTCCGGGACGACCAGTACCTGTGGTGGCAGGTGACCGAGTTCGGCTACGACGCCTTCATGGTGCGCAACCGGCGGGGCTGA
- a CDS encoding MFS transporter produces MGPYTAVIAVVIGAALLQFANALFAILLPVRLTLAEASPVVVGLIGTAYGTGFLFGCALGPHLVRRVGHIRAFAALAAACALVAMAFAATLSPWLWTLLRFLMGVVLAGLFVIVEAWLAAATPKDARGGVIAFYLVTIKAAVVLAQTSFALGVPTAPVWIGLAVAGFIAALIPVTLTRTSEPPMPTEFGFRLAELWRTAPAAVVGVMGAGLINGAVPALLPVWGDQIGIGVSLPVILLSAMQAGSLLVQWPLGRLSDRIDRRWVIVACLAGVAGFSGILAAFPPTGQPALLVLFLLLGGVALSFYGICAAHAADQVQPGGMTRLASGMLFIWAVGAASGPLIAAKLMEITGPSGLFLFCGGVTGGVAGFVLWRMTRRAAVPPEERPGFVNLPATSPSIGQIDPRAR; encoded by the coding sequence ATGGGTCCCTACACTGCGGTCATCGCGGTCGTCATCGGCGCGGCCCTCCTGCAGTTCGCCAACGCCCTTTTCGCCATCCTGCTGCCGGTGCGGCTCACCTTGGCCGAGGCCTCGCCGGTGGTGGTCGGGCTGATCGGCACCGCCTACGGCACCGGCTTCCTGTTCGGCTGCGCCCTGGGCCCGCACCTGGTGCGCCGGGTCGGCCATATCCGCGCGTTCGCGGCGCTTGCCGCCGCCTGCGCCCTGGTGGCGATGGCCTTCGCCGCGACACTGTCGCCCTGGCTGTGGACGCTGCTGCGCTTCCTGATGGGCGTTGTGCTGGCGGGGCTGTTCGTGATCGTCGAGGCTTGGCTCGCCGCCGCCACGCCCAAGGATGCCCGCGGGGGGGTGATCGCGTTCTACTTGGTCACGATCAAGGCCGCGGTCGTGCTGGCGCAGACCTCGTTCGCCCTTGGCGTGCCGACCGCACCGGTCTGGATCGGCCTTGCGGTGGCGGGATTCATCGCAGCCCTGATCCCGGTGACCCTCACCCGCACCAGCGAGCCGCCGATGCCGACCGAGTTCGGCTTCCGGCTGGCGGAGCTCTGGCGGACCGCGCCGGCAGCGGTGGTGGGGGTGATGGGGGCCGGGCTGATCAACGGCGCGGTGCCGGCCCTCCTGCCGGTCTGGGGCGACCAGATCGGCATCGGGGTGAGCCTGCCGGTGATCCTGCTTTCGGCAATGCAGGCAGGGTCGCTGCTGGTGCAGTGGCCGCTGGGCCGACTGTCGGACCGGATCGACCGGCGCTGGGTGATCGTCGCCTGCCTGGCGGGCGTCGCCGGCTTCTCGGGCATCCTGGCCGCCTTCCCGCCCACAGGGCAGCCGGCCCTGCTCGTCCTGTTCCTGCTGCTGGGCGGGGTGGCCTTGAGCTTCTACGGGATCTGCGCCGCCCATGCCGCCGACCAGGTCCAGCCGGGCGGGATGACCAGGCTCGCGTCCGGCATGCTGTTCATCTGGGCGGTCGGTGCCGCGAGCGGGCCGCTGATCGCGGCCAAGCTCATGGAGATTACCGGCCCCTCCGGGCTGTTCCTGTTCTGTGGCGGGGTTACCGGCGGAGTAGCGGGCTTCGTGCTCTGGCGGATGACCAGAAGGGCGGCGGTGCCGCCGGAGGAACGGCCCGGATTCGTCAACCTGCCGGCGACCTCGCCGTCGATCGGCCAGATCGACCCGCGCGCCCGCTGA
- a CDS encoding PRC-barrel domain-containing protein, whose translation MSATSSDLQGSVEANETSTLIASDKVEGTEVYNRAGDHLGTIHNLMIDKTSGQVAYAVLSFGGFLGIGSTYHPLPWRALTYDRISGGYVIDIDKNRLEGAPSYSADQDQGHWMDRDYGRRIDEFYGY comes from the coding sequence ATGTCTGCGACCTCGAGCGATCTCCAGGGCAGTGTCGAAGCCAACGAGACGAGCACGCTCATCGCCTCCGACAAGGTCGAAGGCACGGAGGTCTACAACCGTGCCGGCGACCATCTCGGCACCATCCACAACCTGATGATCGACAAGACCAGCGGCCAGGTCGCCTACGCGGTCCTGTCGTTCGGCGGGTTCCTCGGCATCGGCAGCACCTACCACCCGCTGCCGTGGCGCGCCCTGACCTATGACCGGATCAGCGGCGGCTATGTGATCGACATCGACAAGAACCGGCTGGAGGGTGCTCCGAGCTATTCCGCGGACCAGGACCAGGGCCACTGGATGGACCGGGACTACGGCCGGCGCATCGACGAGTTCTACGGCTACTGA
- a CDS encoding GFA family protein, with amino-acid sequence MTGNLEGGCACGAVRYRMEAAPIFTHCCHCRHCQQVSGSAFAVNTIIETRRLTLWGVAPTVVTTPSALPAGKKLHRCPRCATALWSNHAAFGEAIAFVFVGTLDRPDALVPALHCYTASRQPWVVLDSHLPAHEGTYDPRWHWSTASQARLAAATGWST; translated from the coding sequence ATGACCGGCAATCTCGAAGGCGGCTGTGCCTGTGGCGCTGTCCGATACCGCATGGAGGCTGCGCCCATCTTCACCCATTGCTGCCACTGCCGCCATTGCCAGCAAGTCAGCGGCTCGGCCTTCGCGGTGAACACGATCATCGAGACCCGGCGCCTGACCCTGTGGGGGGTGGCGCCGACGGTGGTGACCACGCCCTCCGCCCTGCCCGCCGGCAAGAAGCTGCACCGCTGCCCGCGCTGCGCCACGGCGCTCTGGAGCAACCATGCAGCGTTCGGCGAGGCGATCGCCTTCGTCTTCGTCGGCACGCTGGACCGCCCGGACGCCCTGGTTCCGGCCCTGCACTGCTACACGGCGAGCCGGCAGCCATGGGTAGTGCTGGACTCCCATCTCCCGGCGCATGAAGGGACCTATGATCCTCGCTGGCACTGGTCCACAGCCTCCCAGGCCCGGCTCGCCGCAGCGACCGGGTGGTCCACGTGA
- a CDS encoding YcbK family protein — MLDSAPLPRLTRRSWLCTFAAAPVIAAAFPAPAIANSKAKGVERVLSLSHQHTGERLKVVYKADGRLIPENLRRIDLVMRDWRTDEVKHIDTDLLDLLWELHRKLETNASIDVLSGYRTPETNAMLRRKSRGVAKNSFHMKGQAVDLRISGRTPRQIRNAALALNKGGVGYYPVSHFVHVDTGAPRAWSAR, encoded by the coding sequence TTGCTCGACTCCGCGCCGCTCCCCAGGCTGACGCGCCGTTCCTGGCTGTGCACCTTCGCCGCCGCCCCGGTCATCGCCGCAGCCTTCCCCGCCCCCGCGATCGCCAACAGCAAGGCCAAGGGCGTGGAACGCGTCCTGTCCCTGTCCCACCAGCATACCGGCGAACGGCTGAAGGTGGTCTACAAGGCGGACGGTCGCCTCATCCCGGAAAACCTGCGCCGCATCGACCTGGTGATGCGCGACTGGCGGACCGACGAGGTCAAGCATATCGACACCGACCTGCTGGACCTGCTCTGGGAGCTGCACCGCAAGCTCGAGACCAACGCGTCCATCGACGTCCTGTCCGGCTACCGTACGCCCGAGACCAACGCGATGCTCCGGCGCAAGAGCCGCGGGGTCGCCAAGAACAGCTTCCACATGAAGGGCCAGGCGGTCGACCTGCGGATCTCCGGCCGCACTCCCCGGCAGATCCGCAACGCCGCGCTCGCGCTGAACAAGGGCGGGGTCGGCTACTACCCGGTCTCGCATTTCGTCCATGTCGACACCGGCGCCCCGCGAGCCTGGTCGGCGCGCTGA
- the pgi gene encoding glucose-6-phosphate isomerase, with protein MMDQRVTEAFDALRAHAAGVKKQHLRTMFEQDHDRFPRFTAEACGILMDYSKSRITSDTVKLLEKLAAAAGIEARRDAMFEGEKINTTEDRAVLHTALRNRSNSPVEVDGQDVMPDVNGVLAAMEKFTDAVRDGSRTGSTGKRITDVVNIGIGGSDLGPRMVVRALSPDASPELRVHFVANVDPADMHDTLQALDPATTMFVIASKTFTTMETMTNARAARAWVADALGEASVGAHFVAVSTNAKEVSAFGISTDEMFGFWDWVGGRYSLWSAIGLPIALSVGFATFKELLDGAHQMDRHFQTAPIGQNLPMLLGLLRVWEIDAMGSSSIALLPYDQRLELFTPHLQQVDMESNGKGVMLDGSPVVFGSGPVIWGSPGTNGQHAFHQLLHQGNRIIPCEFLLAKTSRSPIGDGHQKLIANCLAQSEALMRGKTEDEVRAELTRQGMSGEALEALVPHKLFTGNRPSITFLYEKLDARTLGAVIALYEHAIFVQGTCWDVNSFDQWGVELGKQLALPILEELTGGKSGSHDASTAGLLARVKN; from the coding sequence GTGATGGACCAGCGAGTAACCGAAGCGTTCGATGCGCTGCGGGCGCATGCGGCAGGGGTGAAGAAGCAGCACCTGCGGACGATGTTCGAGCAGGACCACGACCGGTTCCCGCGCTTCACCGCGGAAGCCTGCGGGATCCTGATGGACTACTCCAAGTCCCGGATCACCTCGGACACGGTGAAGCTCCTGGAGAAGCTGGCCGCCGCCGCCGGGATCGAGGCGCGCCGCGACGCGATGTTCGAAGGCGAGAAGATCAACACGACCGAGGACCGCGCGGTCCTGCACACCGCCCTGCGCAACCGGTCGAACAGCCCGGTCGAGGTCGACGGCCAGGACGTGATGCCGGACGTGAACGGCGTGCTGGCGGCGATGGAGAAGTTCACCGACGCGGTGCGCGACGGCAGCCGGACCGGCTCCACCGGCAAGCGCATCACCGACGTCGTCAACATCGGCATCGGCGGCTCGGACCTGGGGCCCCGCATGGTGGTCCGGGCGCTGTCGCCTGACGCCTCGCCGGAGCTGCGCGTCCATTTCGTCGCCAATGTCGACCCGGCCGACATGCACGACACCCTGCAGGCGCTGGATCCGGCCACGACCATGTTCGTGATCGCGTCCAAGACCTTCACCACCATGGAGACCATGACCAATGCCCGGGCGGCGCGCGCCTGGGTGGCGGACGCGCTGGGCGAGGCCTCGGTGGGCGCCCATTTCGTGGCGGTTTCCACCAACGCCAAGGAAGTCAGCGCGTTCGGGATCTCCACCGACGAGATGTTCGGCTTCTGGGACTGGGTGGGCGGACGTTATTCGCTCTGGTCGGCGATCGGCCTGCCGATCGCGCTCTCGGTGGGCTTTGCCACCTTCAAGGAGTTGCTGGACGGCGCCCACCAGATGGACCGCCACTTCCAGACAGCCCCTATCGGCCAGAACCTGCCGATGCTCTTGGGTCTGCTGCGGGTCTGGGAAATCGACGCGATGGGCAGCAGCTCGATCGCCCTGCTTCCCTACGACCAGCGCCTGGAGCTGTTCACCCCGCATCTCCAGCAGGTCGACATGGAGAGCAACGGCAAGGGCGTGATGCTGGACGGCTCGCCGGTCGTGTTCGGCTCCGGGCCGGTGATCTGGGGCTCGCCTGGCACCAACGGCCAGCATGCCTTCCACCAGCTCCTCCACCAGGGCAACCGCATCATCCCCTGCGAGTTCCTGCTGGCCAAGACCAGCCGGAGCCCGATCGGCGACGGCCACCAGAAGCTGATCGCCAACTGCCTGGCCCAGTCCGAAGCGCTGATGCGCGGCAAGACCGAGGACGAGGTGCGCGCCGAGCTCACCCGCCAGGGCATGTCCGGCGAGGCCCTGGAGGCGCTGGTCCCGCACAAACTGTTCACCGGCAACCGCCCCTCCATCACCTTCCTCTACGAGAAGCTCGACGCCCGGACCCTGGGCGCGGTGATCGCCCTCTACGAGCACGCGATCTTCGTGCAGGGGACCTGCTGGGACGTGAACAGCTTCGACCAGTGGGGCGTGGAGCTGGGCAAGCAGCTGGCCCTGCCGATCCTGGAGGAGCTGACCGGCGGCAAGAGCGGCAGCCATGACGCCTCCACCGCCGGGCTGCTGGCGCGCGTGAAGAACTGA
- a CDS encoding lipopolysaccharide biosynthesis protein: protein MRRLVLDTAWVLASRLLMRGANVVALALLARALPIADFGFYGFLVATTLILSVALDLGLRQAGAYAIGQRGVPAGAVATTAMAFLAMAAPLGAMATWQACAMAGYDLSHQLLLSAAMVTPPQVVMRTLQGPLLGLKRVAELNVGELAVRAVLLLLTVPAFFQNMLDLETALLILVAAQWTGALVLVGQLLVRLRPLPLPSLALCRELVLGGLPFLAGIIGVILFSRVGIWAITAVDQPDLVGRYVGTLRMTEILAELATAVGVAVFAHGVQQDKSGRGAADTIRLVRLLTISMAGFAVVVGLAAPWLLGLVLGEAYVGQADALRLMLPGAVLGAQASMLFPGLSARGQARLGLLIFGPGSLIHGLLVWWLTPRLGVPGAAIGYTIGQAVVAAAVLFAWHRIFGTKLRDLLLPSAEDGRSLLRLVRRQRPS, encoded by the coding sequence TTGCGCCGCCTCGTTCTCGATACTGCCTGGGTGCTGGCCAGCCGTCTGCTGATGCGCGGCGCCAACGTCGTGGCCCTGGCGCTCCTGGCCCGGGCGCTGCCGATCGCCGATTTCGGATTCTACGGCTTCCTGGTGGCCACCACGCTGATCCTCTCGGTAGCGCTCGACCTGGGACTGCGCCAGGCCGGCGCCTACGCGATCGGCCAGCGCGGGGTGCCGGCCGGCGCGGTCGCGACCACGGCCATGGCGTTCCTGGCGATGGCCGCGCCGCTGGGGGCTATGGCGACCTGGCAGGCCTGCGCGATGGCCGGCTACGACCTCAGCCACCAGCTCCTGCTGAGCGCCGCAATGGTGACGCCGCCCCAGGTGGTGATGCGCACGCTGCAGGGACCGCTCCTGGGACTGAAGCGGGTGGCCGAGCTCAATGTCGGCGAGCTGGCGGTGCGCGCCGTCCTGCTGCTGCTGACCGTGCCGGCCTTCTTCCAGAACATGCTTGATCTGGAAACGGCGCTCCTGATCCTGGTGGCCGCGCAGTGGACGGGCGCCCTGGTGCTGGTCGGCCAGCTCCTGGTGCGGCTGCGCCCGCTGCCCCTGCCCTCCCTGGCCCTGTGCCGCGAGCTGGTGCTGGGCGGGCTGCCGTTCCTGGCCGGGATCATCGGGGTGATCCTGTTCAGCCGGGTTGGGATCTGGGCGATCACCGCGGTCGACCAGCCGGACCTGGTCGGCCGCTATGTCGGCACGCTGCGGATGACCGAGATCCTGGCGGAACTGGCGACCGCCGTGGGGGTCGCCGTGTTCGCCCACGGCGTCCAGCAGGACAAGAGTGGCCGGGGCGCCGCCGACACGATCCGGCTGGTGCGGCTGCTCACGATCAGCATGGCCGGGTTCGCGGTGGTGGTGGGCCTGGCGGCGCCCTGGCTCCTGGGCCTGGTGCTGGGCGAGGCCTATGTCGGCCAGGCCGATGCCCTGCGCCTGATGCTGCCGGGAGCGGTATTGGGCGCGCAGGCCAGCATGCTGTTCCCGGGCCTGTCCGCCCGCGGTCAGGCCCGGCTCGGGCTCCTGATCTTCGGCCCGGGCAGCCTGATCCACGGGCTGCTGGTGTGGTGGCTGACGCCGCGCCTGGGCGTGCCCGGGGCCGCGATCGGCTACACGATCGGCCAGGCGGTGGTGGCGGCGGCGGTGCTGTTCGCCTGGCACCGGATCTTCGGCACGAAGCTGCGCGACCTGCTGCTGCCCTCGGCCGAGGACGGGCGTAGCCTCCTGCGCCTGGTGCGAAGGCAGCGGCCAAGTTGA
- a CDS encoding HdeD family acid-resistance protein: protein MRLLLLLLGTEYLRTRWLAFALLGAVWILAGVVIVLDALDGVQYFPLRLFGWLLVVEAGIGLAIALAGIALRPVLRGAWAALTLLTGLLLVLPFQVDHLVLALLFGLTFAADGLFRIAAAWMVRFPGWRTALAGGALEILFAASVMQPWPSRYLGTVPICLALVLALSGWTLARVGWRLRRLRPQASLGLLYARGHFLREGQLAEGADLPVSSDGAELTVHVWTALGTASDPRHRPLIDRYIAAVDHKGVVSTGHSALDLPPDLYVSHYPAIEIDHAPDDFARLLRATAENDVPGRFLPSYTQEAADWCPSTEQVRFCRFDAGRLRRFWEVYRRDATYNLTNRNCSSAVAHALEIALEGTLGRPDRGLRHAVRVLMSTEFWAASILRQHAESMAWTPGLVLDYARNLQALENPPRLSAHAVWRMLRHPWRRGRALRRHQRPRSVTAL from the coding sequence ATGCGCCTCCTGCTCCTGCTGCTCGGGACCGAGTACCTGCGTACCCGATGGCTGGCCTTCGCCCTGCTGGGTGCGGTCTGGATCCTGGCCGGCGTCGTGATCGTCCTGGATGCGCTGGACGGGGTACAGTACTTCCCGCTGAGGCTGTTCGGCTGGCTGCTGGTCGTCGAGGCCGGCATCGGCCTGGCGATCGCCCTGGCTGGCATCGCCCTGCGTCCGGTACTGCGCGGCGCGTGGGCGGCGCTGACGCTGCTGACCGGCCTCCTGCTGGTCCTGCCGTTCCAGGTCGACCACCTGGTGCTCGCCCTCCTGTTCGGGCTGACCTTCGCCGCCGACGGTCTGTTCCGGATTGCCGCCGCCTGGATGGTGCGCTTCCCAGGCTGGCGTACCGCGCTCGCCGGCGGCGCGCTGGAGATCCTGTTCGCGGCCTCGGTGATGCAGCCTTGGCCCAGCCGCTATCTCGGCACCGTGCCTATCTGCCTGGCGCTCGTGCTGGCGCTCTCGGGCTGGACCCTGGCCAGGGTCGGCTGGCGCCTGCGCCGGCTGCGCCCCCAGGCATCGCTGGGCCTGCTCTATGCCCGCGGCCATTTCCTGCGCGAGGGCCAGCTCGCGGAAGGTGCCGACCTGCCGGTGTCATCCGACGGCGCGGAGCTGACCGTCCATGTCTGGACGGCACTTGGCACCGCGTCCGACCCGCGGCACCGTCCGCTGATCGATCGCTACATCGCCGCCGTCGACCACAAGGGCGTGGTGTCCACCGGCCACTCGGCCCTGGATCTGCCCCCGGACCTCTATGTCAGCCACTACCCCGCCATCGAGATCGACCACGCCCCGGACGACTTCGCCCGCCTGCTGCGCGCCACCGCCGAGAACGACGTACCCGGCCGCTTCCTTCCCTCCTACACACAGGAAGCGGCGGACTGGTGCCCCTCCACCGAGCAAGTGCGCTTTTGCCGCTTCGACGCCGGTCGGCTCCGGCGGTTCTGGGAGGTCTATCGCCGGGATGCGACCTACAACCTGACCAACCGCAACTGCTCGAGCGCCGTCGCCCACGCCCTGGAGATCGCGCTGGAGGGAACGCTCGGCCGGCCTGACCGGGGGCTGCGCCATGCCGTGCGGGTCCTGATGAGCACGGAGTTCTGGGCCGCCTCCATCCTGCGCCAGCATGCCGAGTCCATGGCCTGGACGCCTGGCCTGGTGCTCGACTACGCCCGCAACCTCCAGGCTTTGGAGAACCCGCCCCGCCTGTCGGCCCATGCCGTGTGGCGGATGCTGCGGCACCCGTGGCGCCGCGGCCGGGCGTTGCGGCGCCACCAGCGCCCGCGCTCGGTGACGGCCCTGTGA